In Brachypodium distachyon strain Bd21 chromosome 2, Brachypodium_distachyon_v3.0, whole genome shotgun sequence, one genomic interval encodes:
- the LOC100828291 gene encoding inorganic pyrophosphatase 1: MAGVVVVFDFDKTIIDVDSDNWVVDSLGATELFDRLLPTMPWNALIDTMMGELHARGKTVHDVAEVLRSAPIDPRVGAAIKAAYGLGCDLRVLSDANGFFIETILDHHGLRGCFSEINTNPSLVDADGRLRIGPYHATPHGCGVGTCPPNMCKGQVLDRIRASSVGKRVIYLGDGRGDYCPSLRLGRDDFVMPRRGFPVWDLICENPGLLQAEVHPWSDGGDMEETLLRLVRKVLVEESRLLPLDCCKLESLPVAAVQDGMPMPLGVKNV; encoded by the coding sequence ATGGCCGGCGTCGTGGTGGTGTTCGACTTCGACAAGACGATCATCGACGTGGACAGCGACAACTGGGTCGTCGACAGCCTCGGCGCCACGGAGCTGTTCGACCGGCTCCTCCCCACCATGCCGTGGAACGCCCTCATCGACACGATGATGGGGGAGCTCCACGCGCGTGGCAAGACCGTCCACGACGTGGCCGAGGTGCTCAGGTCGGCCCCGATCGACCCGCGCGTCGGGGCCGCCATCAAGGCCGCCTACGGCCTCGGCTGCGACCTCCGGGTCCTCAGCGACGCCAACGGCTTCTTCATCGAGACCATCCTCGACCACCACGGCCTCCGCGGCTGCTTCTCCGAGATCAACACCAACCCGAGCCTCGTGGACGCCGACGGCCGCCTCCGGATCGGCCCGTACCACGCGACGCCCCACGGGTGCGGCGTCGGCACGTGCCCGCCCAACATGTGCAAGGGCCAGGTGCTCGACCGCATCCGCGCCTCGTCTGTCGGCAAGCGGGTCATCTACCTGGGCGACGGGCGCGGGGACTACTGCCCGTCGCTGCGGCTCGGGAGGGACGACTTCGTGATGCCGCGCAGGGGGTTCCCCGTGTGGGACCTCATCTGCGAGAACCCGGGCCTGCTGCAGGCGGAGGTGCACCCATGGAGCGACGGCGGGGACATGGAGGAGacgctgctgcggctcgtcaGGAAGGTGCTCGTCGAGGAGAGCAGGCTGTTGCCGCTCGACTGCTGCAAGCTCGAGTCGCTgccggtcgccgccgtccAGGACGGCATGCCCATGCCGCTCGGCGTCAAGAACGTCTGA